One window of Aerococcus tenax genomic DNA carries:
- the rpsF gene encoding 30S ribosomal protein S6, translating into MSENVTKYEVLYIIRPNIDSEAKEALVKRFDDILTSNGTTITKSEDWQKLRFAYEINDFREGVYHLIECEAEDAAGIDEFNRLAKINDDILRHMITKVEA; encoded by the coding sequence ATGAGTGAAAATGTAACAAAATATGAAGTGTTATACATTATCCGTCCAAACATTGACAGTGAAGCTAAAGAGGCTTTAGTGAAACGTTTTGACGATATCCTAACTTCAAACGGCACAACAATCACTAAATCAGAAGATTGGCAAAAATTGCGTTTCGCATATGAAATCAATGATTTCCGTGAAGGTGTTTACCACTTGATCGAATGCGAAGCTGAAGACGCAGCCGGAATTGATGAATTCAACCGTCTTGCCAAGATTAATGACGACATTTTACGTCATATGATTACAAAAGTTGAAGCTTAG